From the genome of Hymenobacter gelipurpurascens:
GAGTAGTTGTACTTTTCGATAATTAAAGATTTAAATTCAATATATTATATATATTAGAAGAATGTTTATATCTTTAATCATCTCTTAGCGGAACCCAACTGACTGTTCTTGGGGTTGCGGCTGGAAATTATTCAACTGAGACTGACTGCTTATGATGCTTGCGCACCGGTACTCGTGTATTCTCCTGTCGGCTTTGCCGCTGTTGGCTGGTTGTAAATCATCAGAGAAAGCTCTTTACGGGGCTACTCACTCCAACTACTCCGTATCAATTGGTAAGCTGCCCCGGCTGGAAGCCGTGGTAGAAGCCGGCCCGCTGAATGCAACCGAAGGCGCGTTGCCCGATGATGCCCCGAAGGTGTTTCGTCAGGAACTGGCCTACCATCTAGCCGAGCCGCAGGACAGCATTGGATACGGCTACGCCAAGCTCATCGTCACGCAGGCGGAGGTAACGCGCACTGGGCGGGCCCTGCAGGCGTTCCAGATGATGACGCTCATGACGCCCAGCTTGTTTGGCCTCCCGCTGGAATGGTACCGCACCCAGGTAAAAGCCGAAGTCCAGATTATCAATTCTCAGGGCGAAGTGGTAGGCACTTATTCCGGCACCGGCCGCAGCAAAGTGCGCGTAGCCATGTACCACGGCTACAGCCAGACTGCCGCGCCGCGCCTCGCCGACGTGCAAGGCCTACGCCTGGCCCTCGACCAGATTCGTCCTCAGTTAGACACGGCTGCGCTTGGACTGCGAGAAAAACTGCAGAAAGCTGGTCCGCTGGAAGAAGTGCTGGGCTCTGCCCACACCGACGAATAATGCCTTTCTAGTGTGCTTTTGCCGGTAGGCCTCTCCCCTAGTCACTTCCCTACACCACCGCCCCGAATATACTTCGGGGCGGTTTTTTTATGCCCGTTTTAAACCTGGCCTGGCCCTAACCATCTATGCAACAAAGCCACTAAGAATTACTCCTCTACTTCCCTATTTCAGGTTCATGCAAACTAAATTAATAACCAAGCTAGGCCTATTGCTGGCGGTGTTGTTTACCAGCTTCACGGGTTGGGCCCAAGCTACCCAGAATACGCAGGGCACCAGCCGCCCGGCTCGCCGGGCAGTGCAGGCCTACGTGCAGCAGAACGTGCTACCCGTAGTGCGGCAGCAGCGCCAGAAGCTGGAGCCACAGCTGAGCTCTTCCGACAAGGCCCAGCTGGCCGTGTATCGTAGCCAGTTTCAGGAATTGCGCCAGCGCGGCAAAGCGCTTCGCCAAAGCTTCCGGCCCGCCGGCCCGGCCCCGCAAAGCCAGCGCCCGGAGCTAACGGAAACACAGAAACAGCAGCTCCAAAAGCTACAGGACGAGAATAAAGCATTGCAGCGGGAAGTGGCGAAGCTGGCCCAGAAGTACGAAGGCGACATTGCCCGGTTATCGCAGGAAATTCAGCCCCAGAAGGAAAAGTGGGCCACCGACCTGAAGGCACTGCTCCTGCAAAACACTACCCCCGAGCAGCAGGAAAAGATGAAACATTTCGGCAGAAAAGGCCGCCGCAACAGCGCCACTGCCCGTTTCTTCCGCCCATCTACCTTCCTGCTCATGAACCCGACTGCTCCAGCTGCCCCGGCATCTCGCGCGGCGGAAAGCAGCAGCTCGGTGTACCCAAACCCGGTTACTCCTACCAGCCAGCTGAGCTACGAGGTAAAGAAAGCAGGGCCGGTTTCGATAGAGCTGCTTGATAGCCGCGGCAACACGCTGCGCACCGTAGCGCAGGAAGCCAAGAAGGAAAAAGGCACCTACACCGTGCCCGCAAACCTAAGCGACCTGGCCAATGGCATTTACTATTTCAAGATTGTGACGAAGAGCGGCACGGAAACACGCCGCTTCGTGAAAGAGTAGCACAACCTCAGCTGGGAGCGGCAAACTCAATAACCAGCAAACCAGTTACGTTACTAGGCCAGTCCGATTCGGGCTGGCCTTTTTCGTGGGGGTTGGTGGCCTTATGGTGGACTGCAGTGGTTCAACTACGCTACTAGCCCTATCTTTACACACTATGCTGCGCTCCTTCTTTACCTGGCTTTTACTCCTAACTTCTTCCGTACTTGTTGCGGCCTGCTGCGGCTCCGTGGCCTGCGACTGCAATGATGGCTACGCCGATGCCGTATCGTTTACGTTCGATATGACTTCGGCTTCAACTGGCAAGCCCTTCACGCTGGAGGAGCTGGATACTGTGTATCTGGTGCGGAGCTTTCTGCGCGACACTGCCAAAGTACCTACCCCCGATACGGTGTTTGTCGTGCGGGCCGATACGGCTCGTTTGCGGCCGATCATCCTCAACACCAATGCTCCCTTCACACTGGCCAACAACCGCAAAATAGATCAGTACAGATACAAGCTCTACCTCGGCAAACGGAAAAAGCCCACCTATACTTTACTACTGGACAGCATCGACCTAGCAGGCCGGTACCAGGCCGATGGCTGCTGCACCTGCTACCAGAGCACGCGCCGGATTATTTATCCCACGGGCCAATCTCCTTTTGATGTCACTGACGAGACCGGCCAAAATGAGCTGGTGCCGTTTATCCTGAAGCGCTGAGCAGCAGTTCTAGCCCAGGTGGCCTAGGCCAGTCCGGCAGCAGCGCTCTTCCGTTCAACGCCCTACGGTTGTGGTGCGTATAAGAATCATCTCTTTGCCGCGCGGCTTTCTGCCCGCGGGCTGTTTTCGGAGACCCTGCTTGTTGGCTATATGCTTAAAGATCCTGTTGCTCGCGTGGCCTCGGCCATTTTCCCTTTCCAGACTACTCTAAGTCTGGAGCCCCTTATTGCTTACTGGAAGAGTCGTGAGCAGGCTACCAATGTCGGCGTAGCGCAGCTGGCACGTTCCATTGGCGAGCAGGTAGCCCAGGAGCCCTGGTGCCGTGGCCCCATCACCGACCTCACGCAGCTGGAGTGCAACTGCGACCTGGTGGAAACGCTGATGCTGGCGGTATTCCCGCCTTCCTCATTCCTGACCGATATCAGTGGGGCCATTCCGCCCTTCCAGCGCTACAGCTTCTACCACACGGCCCGCTTTGCGGAGGTGCTGCTGAATGCTGGCCAAACCATTAAGCAGCCGCTTAATATTGATGCCACTACGCTGGAGGTGTACACCACCCGCATGGCCTACCAGCTGATTCTGGAAAAGGTATACGGCATCCATATTCCGATGCAGGGCGCCATCATTTTCACGGTGCCCGACTACAGCATAGGCCTATACCGGCATTATAGCGTCAATTTCAACTCTACTTTCCTGGATGTGTACATCCATGGCGAGAAACCGACGCTGACGCCCGAACAGCTGGAACTACTCACCCACAATCTGCACCGCGCCGACCTGTGGCAGGAGCTGCTGCCGCCCGAGCGGTTTGAGCTCTCGGGCTTTAATATTCTGCAGCTGGTAGACGTAACGGAGCAGGAAATTCTGTCGGAGCTGAAATACGACTTGCTGGAGCGTGATGTGCTGCAAGCCTCCGACCGCCTGGAGCAGATTCAGGAGAAGCTCCGCGTGTTGTTCGGCAGGCCGTTTCTGCAGCTCGGTATTGCGGCCTACGACGAGAAGAAAAAGGCCTTTGTGGACTTCGGCCGCAAAATCAACCACAGCTTCCTGACCAAGCAGCTCCACAACCAGGACGCCGACTCGGGCTTCCGGCAGATTTACAGCCGGCTCTGGCAAGACCGCCAGCCCCTGGTGCTTGAAGACGTGGAGAAGGCCGATATCCCCGAGGATTTGCGCGAGCAAATTCTGAGCCTGGGCATTCGGTCGGCCATTCTGGCCCTGTTGCCTTACGGCGACGATACCGTAGGCCTATTGGAGCTGGGCTCACCCAACGTGGGCGACCTCGACGAGTTCAGCCTGGAAAACGTGAATCAGTTTGTGCCGCTGTTTGCCGTGGCGGTAAAGCGCAACGCTGAGGAAATTCAGACGCGGGTGCAGGCCATCATCAAGGAGAAATTCACGGCTCTGCATCCTACTATGGAGTGGCGCTTCACGAACGCCGCCCAAAACCTGCTGCAAAAGATCGACGACGGCAACAAAAACGCCGAGATGGAAGACATCGTGTTCCATGAGGTGTATCCGCTGCACGGCTCTTCCGACGTGCGCGGCAGCAGCACGGCCCGCAACGAAGCCATTCAGGGCGACTTGATTGAGCACCTCACGCTGGCCAACCGGGTCCTCAAAAAAGCCTCTGAGTTTCAGCAACTGCCTATTCTGGATGAACTGAAGTTCTACGTCAGCAAGAACCTGCGGCGCCTGCGCCAGGGCATCCTGACCGGCGACGAGGTGAGCATTTTTGAGTCACTGAAGACCGAGGTAGAGCCGCTGTTCAACTACCTGGCGCAAAATGCGCCGGAACTACGGCCAGTAGTGGAGCAGTACTGGACCAATATTGACCCGGAGCTAGGTATCCTGTACAAGCGGCGCAAAGCGTTTGAGCAAAGCACCATGATGCTCAACGATGCCGTCAGCGATTTTCTGGATGAGGAAGAAGCCAAGGCGCAGCTCATGTATCCGCACTATTTCCAGCGCTTCAAGACCGATGGCGTGGAGCACAACATCTACGTGGGCGCCTCGCTGGTGGAGAACAAGCCGTTTGACCTGGTTTTCCTTAAAAACCTGCGCCTGTGGCAATTGCTGGTGATGGTGGAAATTACGCAGCGCACCGCTGCGCTTAAGGATAAACTGCCGCTGCCCCTGGAAACCACCCAGCTCATCCTGATTCATAGCCAACCCCTGAGCATCCGTTTCCGGCAAGATGAGCGCCAGTTCGACGTGGATGGTGCTTACAACATCCGCTACGAAATCATCAAGAAGCGGATTGATAAAGCCACAGTGCAAGGCACCGGCGAACGGCTAACCCAGCCCGGACATATTGCCCTGGTATATACCCAGCAGCGGGAAGCCGACGAGTATTTTGAATACATCGATTACCTCCAGGACCGTGGCCTACTGGAGCCCGAACTAGAGGAGTTGGAACTGGAAGAGTTGCAAGGGGTGAAAGGCTTATTGGCCCTGCGGGTTAAGGTGAAATTGTGAGTTTAACGTGCTGACTGGCCTAGCGGCTTGTAAAAGTGGCCTAGCAGTTGTCATTGCGAGGAGGCACGACGAAGCACCCGCAGGACAGCGCAGCTGATCTTTCCTTGTCGTTACACAAACAATTGACGCACAAAAAGCCCTTACCTCCACAGTGGAAGTAAGGGCTTTGAGTTTCTGTAGTATTCGGCGCGACTGGAAGGAAGGATTGCATCGTCCTTGTCCTCGCAATGACATGTTCTAGGCCAGTCAGCACGTCAAACCCACCATTTCACTGAATCACCTTTGCCTCCCGCCACCATAGGCGGAGCGCGGTGCGTAGCAGAATCAGCCATACCAGCGCTATGGCAAAGCCAGCCAGCACATCGGTGGCGTAATGCACGTGCAGGTACACCCGCGTCAGGCCGATGAGTACGGCCCACATGAGCAGTAAGGCGGCCCAGGCCGGATGGTGTTCGTGGCGCCACAATACCCACGCAATGCAGCCATATAGCGCCAACCCAATCATGGAGTGGCCGCTTGGGAAGCTGAGCCCGGACTGCGGAAACAAGGCTGTTTCGGGCCGCATGCGCTGGAAATGGGTTTTCATCAATTGGTTCAGGATAGAAGCACCCGCTACGGCCAGCAGGATTTCCAGCCCTTCGCGCCGATGGCCTTTCAGGCGCAGAACCAACGGAAGCCCCAGGCCTACTACCACCAGGAAAGGCAGGGAAGCGAAGAAGGTGATGCTTTCTACTACTGTGGTGAGCGAAGGCCAGGCGGCCCGCAGCACATCCATTTTTCCAAAAGCCCATTGATCGAAGGCCATGGAGTTCTCCACGAACACAATGCGCGTGAGGTAGAAAAACAGTAGCCCCGATACCATGAATACCCCGCTGACCACCAGTACTTCCAACGTCAGGAGGCTGAAAAGCGCAATAAGCCGGGCAGTGAAAGATTTCATAGGCCAGTAAAAAGGGCTGGAAGTTTCCAACGTAGCGCAAGGCCAGCGTGTTGGGCTTTGTGGCCTGAAAACAAAAAAGCCGGTTCATTTCTGAACCGGCTTTTTCTGTGCGCTCGGGGAGACTCGAACTCCCACACCTTGCGGAACTGCCGCCTGAAGACAGCGCGTCTACCAATTTCGCCACAAGCGCATTCCTTTCTCAACTGACAATTTCCCGTTCGGAGTGTCATTTGATGCTGCAAAGATAGCGGGCTTTTCCGACGTATGTCAAGCTCGACCCTGAAAAAACCGTAAAAAATATCGGCAAAAATTTCATTTCCGCGCTATGTAGGCTGTTTTTCAGCGGCTTGCAGCTCTTTACCGAAACGTCTTTTTGCCAGAATTTCCATTTTCTTCAGCAGCGGAATAGCCACCACCAACCAGATGGCGCCAGCCATGAAGCCCGCCAGCACATCGGTGGCGTAGTGTACGCGCAGGTATACCCGCGTCAGGCCGATAAGCACAATCAGGCTCAGTAGGCCAGTGGAAAGCCCCCAACGCCAGGCAGGAGGCCGCACGTGGGTCTGCACCAAATATATCAGTAGTCCATAGAAGGAAGCCGAAATCATGGCGTGCCCACTGGGAAAGCTCAGGCCGCTGGCCGACACCAGTGGCAGCAAGGGGCGCGGCCGGTTATAAAAATTCTTCAGCACCAGGTTCAGCGTGATACTACCCAGCGCCACAACCGGCACCAGCAACGAATACCAGCGGTGCCGACGGATGAAAAGAAACCAGCTGATTAGCAGGAGTCCTACCACGGTGATAAAGTTGCGGGAGGCCAGAAACGTGACGCCCTCCACCCACTCCTGGCGCCCGGCCCCAAAAAGATTGCGTGTCCAGCGGAAGGCGCCGGCATCAAACG
Proteins encoded in this window:
- a CDS encoding phosphatase PAP2 family protein; this encodes MKSFTARLIALFSLLTLEVLVVSGVFMVSGLLFFYLTRIVFVENSMAFDQWAFGKMDVLRAAWPSLTTVVESITFFASLPFLVVVGLGLPLVLRLKGHRREGLEILLAVAGASILNQLMKTHFQRMRPETALFPQSGLSFPSGHSMIGLALYGCIAWVLWRHEHHPAWAALLLMWAVLIGLTRVYLHVHYATDVLAGFAIALVWLILLRTALRLWWREAKVIQ
- a CDS encoding GAF domain-containing protein, whose amino-acid sequence is MLKDPVARVASAIFPFQTTLSLEPLIAYWKSREQATNVGVAQLARSIGEQVAQEPWCRGPITDLTQLECNCDLVETLMLAVFPPSSFLTDISGAIPPFQRYSFYHTARFAEVLLNAGQTIKQPLNIDATTLEVYTTRMAYQLILEKVYGIHIPMQGAIIFTVPDYSIGLYRHYSVNFNSTFLDVYIHGEKPTLTPEQLELLTHNLHRADLWQELLPPERFELSGFNILQLVDVTEQEILSELKYDLLERDVLQASDRLEQIQEKLRVLFGRPFLQLGIAAYDEKKKAFVDFGRKINHSFLTKQLHNQDADSGFRQIYSRLWQDRQPLVLEDVEKADIPEDLREQILSLGIRSAILALLPYGDDTVGLLELGSPNVGDLDEFSLENVNQFVPLFAVAVKRNAEEIQTRVQAIIKEKFTALHPTMEWRFTNAAQNLLQKIDDGNKNAEMEDIVFHEVYPLHGSSDVRGSSTARNEAIQGDLIEHLTLANRVLKKASEFQQLPILDELKFYVSKNLRRLRQGILTGDEVSIFESLKTEVEPLFNYLAQNAPELRPVVEQYWTNIDPELGILYKRRKAFEQSTMMLNDAVSDFLDEEEAKAQLMYPHYFQRFKTDGVEHNIYVGASLVENKPFDLVFLKNLRLWQLLVMVEITQRTAALKDKLPLPLETTQLILIHSQPLSIRFRQDERQFDVDGAYNIRYEIIKKRIDKATVQGTGERLTQPGHIALVYTQQREADEYFEYIDYLQDRGLLEPELEELELEELQGVKGLLALRVKVKL
- a CDS encoding T9SS type A sorting domain-containing protein, which produces MQTKLITKLGLLLAVLFTSFTGWAQATQNTQGTSRPARRAVQAYVQQNVLPVVRQQRQKLEPQLSSSDKAQLAVYRSQFQELRQRGKALRQSFRPAGPAPQSQRPELTETQKQQLQKLQDENKALQREVAKLAQKYEGDIARLSQEIQPQKEKWATDLKALLLQNTTPEQQEKMKHFGRKGRRNSATARFFRPSTFLLMNPTAPAAPASRAAESSSSVYPNPVTPTSQLSYEVKKAGPVSIELLDSRGNTLRTVAQEAKKEKGTYTVPANLSDLANGIYYFKIVTKSGTETRRFVKE
- a CDS encoding phosphatase PAP2 family protein, producing the protein MTNHFRRLLAGITLFVTEFALALTLGTIGVVAFLALGREVFDQDAATFDAGAFRWTRNLFGAGRQEWVEGVTFLASRNFITVVGLLLISWFLFIRRHRWYSLLVPVVALGSITLNLVLKNFYNRPRPLLPLVSASGLSFPSGHAMISASFYGLLIYLVQTHVRPPAWRWGLSTGLLSLIVLIGLTRVYLRVHYATDVLAGFMAGAIWLVVAIPLLKKMEILAKRRFGKELQAAEKQPT